The Bradyrhizobium sp. CCGB01 genome segment GGCATCGTCGCCAAGATCGAGAACGTCGAATGGGCGCAGTGGCTGTCGCAAGTGTTCGCCGGCAATGGGCCGCACAATTTCGACCTCACCATCGTCAGCCATGTCGAGCCGTTCGACCTCGTCAAGATCACCGAGCCCGACTACTATCTCGGCTACAACAACGAGGCCTTCAACGCGCTCTACAAGCAGATCGTGTCGACGCCGGACGAAGCCGCGCGCGCCAAACTGCTCGGCGACGCCCAGCGCATGCTGGCGACCGACGCCGTCTCCGCCTACCTGTTCCAGCCGCAATGGCCGACTGTCATCAACAAGAAGCTGAAGGGCGTCTGGAAGGAAGTCCCGCAGTTCGAGAACGATTTCTCGACCTGGTATTGGGAGTAGGGGCTGCTCGATCAAGTCGAGATACCTTCCTGTCCACCTCTCCCAACGGGAGAGGTGGCAACGGCCCAAAACAAAATCTGAAAAACAACCCCATGCACAGTAGCCGGGGTTAGTCATTTCAATGGTTTGCGCGTTGCGCGATTCCAAAGGTCTGCGCGCAGCGCCGGTACATTGACCCGTCGGGCAAAACACTGGCATGATGGCACCATCGCGGCCTTATGGTTCGGGACGCGCCGTCAGGCGAGGCACGCCATGAACAGCCCTCCCGCCCGCGATGCCGGCACCGCCGCGGCTGCCGTGAGCGCCGAGACGCCGATCAATCTGAAGCTCGACAATGCGTCCATGAGTGACATTGCTCATGCGCTTGCGAGTGGGCGGACTACTGCGACCGCACTGACGAAAGCCTACCTCGCGCGCATTGAGGCCTACGACCGTGACGGGCCCAAGCTCAACTCCGTGCGCGCGCTCAATCCCGATGCGCTCGCGATCGCGGGCAAGCTTGACAGCACGAGGCCTTCAGCCGGGCAGTCGCTGGCCGGCATACCGATCCTGGTGAAGGACAACATCGCGACAGGCGACAAGCAGCCGACCACGGCGGGCTCGCTGGCGCTGGAGGGCGCACACGCCAGGGACGACTCCACCGTCGTCAAGCTGCTGCGCGAGGCGGGGGCGGTGATCCTGGGCAAGGCGAACCTGACGGAGTTCGCCAACATGCTCGCGATCGACATGCCCTCGGGCTACTCATCGCTGGGCGGTCAGGTGAAGAACCCTTACGCGCCGGCGTTGATGGACGATCATGGCCATCCGGCGGTGTCCCCGGGGGGCTCGAGCTCGGGGTCTGCGGTCGCTGTGGCCGCGGATCTGTGTGCGGCCTCGATCGGCACCGAGACCTCGGGCTCGCTGCTGTTCCCCGCCAGCCAGAACGGCCTCGTCACCGTCAAACCGACCGTCGGGCTGATCAGCCGCGCCGGCATTGTGCCGATCGCGCACAGCTTGGACACCGCAGGGCCGATGACGCGCACGGTACGTGATGCGGCGCTGCTCCTCAACGTACTGGCGGCGAAGGACCCGCGCGATCCGGCGACAGAGCCGCTGCGGCGGCCAGCCGATTACACCGCCGACTTCACGTCCGATGCGATGAAGGGCGCGCGCATCGGTGTGCCGAGCGACGCCGCCGACCCGCTGAACGATCCCTATTTCGGCAAGCTGCCACCCAAATCGGCGAAGGTGATGGCGGAGGCGATCAAGGTGCTGGAGGATCTGGGCGCCGTTATCGTGCGCGCCAGCATGCCGACAGCCGGCTGGATGAGCGGACCAGGTACGATCATGGCGGTGCTCAACCGCAATCCGCTGAGCGGCAACAAAGGCAATCCGGTCGTGCAGCGGATCGTTTTCCTCTACGAGCTCAAGCGCGATCTCAACCTCTACCTGAAGGACTGGGCGACCAACACCGCCATCAAGTCCATTGCCGACATCGTGGCCTTCAACGAGGCAAACGCGGAGAAGGCGCTGCGTTTCGGCCAGGACCTGTTCCTCGCCGCCGACCTCACCCGAGGAGACTTGCGCGAGCGCGAGTACAAGTCGGCGCTTGCCATGGACCTGCTCAGCGCCAGGACCCGCGGCATGGATGCCTACATGAACCAGCACAAGCTCGATGCCGTGCTATTCCCCGGCAGCGGAGGCGCCGCGATCGCCGCCAGGGCAGGCTATCCCAGCGTCATGGTGCCGGGCGGCTTCATCTCGGGAGCTGACGACAAGGACACGCCCGACTATCCGCTCGGCATCACCTTCGCGGGCCGTGCCTGGAGCGAGCACAAGCTTCTGCGTCTGGCCTACGCCTACGAGCAGGCCTCCAACATGCGCAAACCGCCGCCGGGTTTGCCAGCCCTGTAGCGTTCACAGGTCTCCTCGCACGGTGAGTAACGCCTGGAGGTCTCTGCAATTGGTCCATTCAGGACTTGCATTGGGAGACCACGTCTGGCTGGCTCTTGGTCGCCCGTAGCCAAATCGGAACTTTCCATGATCCATTTCGACACGTTGCTGACCTACATTGCGGTGGTTCTCGGTCTCTTCCTCATTCCGGGTCCCGCCGTCCTCTTGGTGCTCGCGCGCTCGTCTGTAGGCGGACATCGCGTCGGAATAGCCACCGGTCTCGGCATCGCCACCGGTGACATGCTTCACACGGCGATGGCCACGCTCGGATTATCGGCGGTGCTGATGACGTCCGCTCTCGCCTTCAGCCTGGTGAAATATGCCGGTGCTGCCTACCTCATATATCTCGGCATCCGCACGTTGATGGAACGAGGCGAAGATCTCAAATTGGCGCGGTCGCGTCTGGTCGATGCGCCGCTCGCCTTCCGGCAGGCCGTTCTTGCCGAAGTGCTGAACCCGAAAACGGCGCTCTTCTTCCTGGCCTTCCTGCCCCAGTTCGTGCATCCCGAGCGAGGCTCCATCGTCGCGCAGCTTGCGGTTCTCGGTCTCGTCTTCGTGATCATGAGCGCCATCTACACGGCGTTGATCGCTCTCGCCGCCGGACAGGTCGCGGGCTGGCTCGCCCGTCACCGCAGCATCGGTCGCTGGCAAGGCCGCGTCGTCGGAGCGATCTACCTGGGTCTCGGTGTTCGCATGGCCTTGCAGCAGAGGTAGTCCGATCGATGAATGGCCTCGCTGCATTCCACACCCCGGCGTAACAGAGGACGCTATCAATCGAGCGGGCCTGGGCCGCACCGACATTGAACGTTTGGAACCTTCATGCGTTAGCTCGGCGCAGGATGGCCGCATGCCGCGCGATCCGGCGCGAAGCCATGCGGAGTTCGGTTCTTGCTCAAACTGTACAGGTGGCCGACTGACGACTGGCAAGGCATCGGCGCGGAAATGCCCTCGGAGATCATCTGGGCGGACCTGCTGAACGCGAGCGCTGAGGAAAAGCAGTTCGTCGAGCGATTGCTGAAGATACGCATCCCGTCCGAGGAGTCGCTCAGCGAGATCGAGGCGTCGAGCCGACTGATCTTCGATCATGGCACGCTCTATCTCGGCTCGCCTGCGGTCCGGCTCAACGAGGACAACGAGGCCGAGATCACGCCGGTCGGCTTCGTCATCGGCCCGCATGTGCTGGTGACGGTGCGCTTTGCGGAGCTGCCGATCTTCGACCAGATCAGCAAGCGCGTCGGCTCCGATGACAGCCTCGAGAACGGCATGTGCGTGTTCACCAGCCTGCTCGAAGCGATGATCGACCGCGGCGCCGATACTCTGGAGCATCTCGCCGCGAGGGTCGACACGCTCTCGCGAGGTGTGTTCAAAGGCGGACTGGTTCGCTCGAGAAGGCCGGTCCGCTCCAGCCGCAGGATGCGCGAGGCGCTGGAGAATATCGGCGAACTGGCCGACCGGCTGGCCAAGGCGCGAGACGTCCTGCTCGGGGTCGGGCGAATTGCGTCATTTGCCGGCGATGTGGGCGGAGAGTGGATCACGGAGGCGTCGAAGAAGCGCCTCCATGCCGTGTCGAAGGATGTCGCCTCGCTCAGCGACTACGAGACGCGATTGACGGACAAGATCCAGCTTCTGCTCGACGCGGTGCTCGGCTTCATCAACATCCAGCAGAACGAGCTGTTCAAGATCCTGACCATCGTCTCCGTCGTCGGTGTGCCGCCGACGATCCTGGTCGGCGTCTGGGGCATGAACTTCAAGAACATGCCGGAGCTGAGCTGGACCTTCGGCTATCCATTGGCACTGCTCGCTATCATCGCCAGCGCCTTGCTGCCGCTGATCTGGTTCAGGCGGCGCGGCTGGTTCGAGTGATGGAAGCGGCGCACCGTTCGTGAACGATGCGCCGCCCGTCGGTTCATGCTGCTTTCGCGTCGACGTTGCCGATCCAGTTGCGGGCCAGCGTGACGTCGGCCTGCGACAATTGATGGCCTGCCGGCAGCACCTTGTGGTCGACACGCGCTCCCGATTCCGACAGCAGCGCCGCAAGCCGCGCCGAATTGCTCGCCGGCACGATCGGATCAGCCTGCCCGGACAGGAGCAGAACAGGCTTGCCGCCGAGTTCCGCCTTCGGTGCGTCCGACAGCGGCACCATGGCGCGCAGCAGGATTGCGCCTGCAAGCGCCTCCGGCTTCAGCAGCAACAGCGCGGCCGCGATGTTGGCGCCGTTGGAGAAGCCGACCGCGACCGGCGCGGCGATGCCGTATTGCTTTCGCGAATCCGCGACGAAGTCGCCGAGCTCGAGCGCGCGGCGACGCACGTCCTCCTCGTCGAACACGCCTTCCGCAAGGCGGCGGAAGAAGCGCGGCATGCCGTGCTCGAGCACGCGGCCGCGCGGCGAGAGCAGGGCGGAGCCGGGCGAGATCATCTTGCCGAGCCCGAGCAGGTCGTTCTCGTCACCGCCGGTGCCGTGCAACAGCAGGAGCGAAGGGGAGCCCGCGTCGCGCGCGGGCTCGTAACGATGGATGAACTCGGTCATGATGCGGTCTCTTCCAAGCTCGGCAGCACGCCCTCGATCTGCTTGCGCTGCGCTTCGAGGAAGCTCGGCAGCTTGAGGTCACGTCCCAGCGTCGCGACGGGTTCGTCGACGGCGAAGCCGGGGATGTCGGTCGCGATCTCGAACAGCACGCCGCCGGGCTCGCGGAAATAGATCGAGCGGAAGTAGTTGCGGTCCCTTTGCTCGGTCGGATGCAGGCCGTGATTGCTCACGAGCCTCTCGGCCATCTTGCCCTGCTCGGCATCGTCGGCTGCGCGGAAGGCGATGTGATGCACTGAGCCGCCGCCCTGATGCCCACGCAAGAAGCCCTTGGCCTCGTAGATATCGACGACGCTGCCTTCGGCATCGCCCGGCGCCTTGAAGCGGATCACGGAGCCTTCGCGCCCCGTCTCCTTGAAGCCGAACACGTCGGCGAGGACGGCAGCTGTCTTCGCCGCGCTGTCGAGCAGCAAGGTCACGCCGTGGAAGCCGCGGATCGCATGCTCGGCCGGGATGTCGCCGTTGCTCCAGCCGGGCTCGTTCTCGGCGCCGGGGACGCCAACGAGGGCGAGCGCCATGCCGTCGGGATCGGTGAACGGCAGCACGGATTCGCCGAAGCGCTTCTCCAGCGCTTCATAGGCGATGCCCTTCTCGGTGAAGCGCTGCGTCCAGTAGCCGAGCGAGCGCTGCGGCACGCGGAAGGCGGTCTGATGGGTCTCGCCGACGCCGCGGCGCCCGGCCGGCACGCCAGCCCACGGGAAGAAGGTCAGGATGGTGCCGGGGCGGCCGGTCTCGTCGCCGTAATAGAAGTGATAGGTGCCGGGATCGTCGAAATTGACCGTCTTCTTGACGAAGCGCAGGCCGAGATCCCGGGTGTAGAAGCCGAAATTGCGGATGGGGTCGCCGGCGATCGCGGTGACATGGTGCAGTCCAGACATGGTCGTCCTCCAGAATTCGGGGAGCGGTCTTGCTCTGGCAGGAAATATCGTTCCGCTTTGGATTGGAGACAATCCGTGCAAATATGACGTCTATGTCTACGATTTGGAAACAATCGCCGGGGCGGGCCCTTGGATAAGGTCGCCAGCCTGCGGGCCTTCGTCAAAGTGGTCGAAAGCGGCAGCTTTGCCGAAGCGGGCCGGCAGCTGCGGCTGTCGCGCTCGGCGATCAGCAAATACATCGCCGACCTCGAGGAGAGCCTCGGCGTCCAGCTGCTGAACCGGACCACCCGGCACGCGAGCCCGACCGAGAACGGCCAGCGCTATTTCGAGCGGGCCGTCGTGATCCTCTCGGAGATCGAGGCCGCCGACCAGGCGGTGACGCAGGCCCAATCGGCGCCGCGCGGCCTGCTGCGCGTCAATGCGCCGATGTCGTTCGGCACGATGCGGTTAGGGCCGGTGCTCGCCGATTTCATGGCGCGCTATGGCGAGCTTCAGCTCCAGATCGTGCTCAGCGACGATCTGCTCGATCCCGTCCAGGACGGCTTTGACGTGACGCTGCGGATCGCGGAGCTGGAATCCTCCAGCCTGATCGCGCGAAAAATCATGCCGGTCGCGCGCATGATCTGCGCCTCGCCGGATTATCTTTCGCGTCACGGCACGCCAAAACATCCGCAGGATCTGCGCGAGCATGCCTCGTTGACCTACGGCTTCCTGCTCACCGGCAATCAATGGAAACTCACCGGCCGCGACGGCGATCACTGGATCCAGCCGGCCTGGTCGCTCTGCGTCAACAATGCCGAAGTGCTGCGCGACGCCGCGATCAAGGGCAGGGGGCTGGCGCTGCTGCCTGAGTTCATCGCTGCCGATGCTTTGCGGAAAGGTGAGCTGCAGACCGTGCTGGACGACTATTCCGCGCCGCCGCTCGCGCTCTATGCGGTCTATCCGCCGACGCGGCATCTGTCGGTGAAGGTGCGGCTGTTCATTGATTTTCTGGTGGAGCGGTTTGGCTAGGGTATGAAAGAGGCCCCAACTGAGGACGGCAGCAGGCTACATGGCAACGCTGATTCATGAGGTTTGGATGGGTGCAAACGGTTTGCCTTGTAGTTCCAGCAGGTTCGCGCGATCCGCCACGTCAAAGCTCGCGTCGCTAAGCGGATGTTATGCTCGGACGTCCCGCCGAGAAAGCCGAGCTGAGAACATCAGCCCGGCTCGTCGTCCTATTTCTTGCTGTCGAGAAACGCGCGCACCGCCTTCACGGTGGCCTCCGGCTGCTCTTCCATCAGCCAGTGGCCGGCGTCCGGAATGACGACCTCGGTGACATCTGTCGCCGCATTCCGCATCACGACGGCCTCCATCTTGCCGAATGATTTCTCGCCACCAACGGCGAGCACGGGAATGCTCAACTTGGTTGCGATCGCCTTCTTGTTGTCCTCGGCGTCGGTGCGGATCGCCCTGAATTGCGCGAACGCCGCGTGCATGGCGCCTGGTCGCGCATAGAGCTCTGCGTAGTGGCGACGCATCCCTTCCGTGACCTTGGAGGGCGTGCCCGCGAATTCGTTCCAGAAGCGGTCGAGGTAGATGCGCTCGCGGCCCTTGACCAGCCGTTCCATGTCGGGGCCGCCGAAATCGAAGTGCCAGAGCTGCGGGCTGCGGACGACCTCGTCCCACGGCGGCACGCCGGGCACCGGGGCATCCATGACGACCAGTTTTTCGGTGAGATCGCGATAGCGGGCCGCGTAGGCATAGGCCACCATGGTGCCGATATCGTGTCCGACGACGAAAGCCTTCTCGATGCCGAGCGACTGCAGGATGGCGCGCATGTCGGCGGCCTGGGTCCATTTGTCGTAGCCATTATCGGGTTTGGCCGAGAGGCCCATGCCGCGCAGATCCGGCACGACTACCGTGTGATCGTGCACGAGGTCAGCGCCAAGCTTTGCCCACATGTCGCCGGTATCGCCAAAGCCGTGGATCAGGATGACGGCCGGCCCTTGACCGCCGACGCGCACGTGAATCTGCGTGCCGTTGGCCGCGATGGTTTTGGTTTTGAAGGTGGACGGGAATTGTTCGACCTCGGCGCGCGCGGCAGGAGCGAACAGCATGAGGAGAATTGCGAGGTATCTTGCGCGCACGGGCGACTCCATCTTGTATGTCAGTGGATGACCGTACGCTGCTCCTCCACCCGCAACAACTCGTCCAGCGCGCTCATCGACGCTTTTTGAAGCGCGGCGAGTTCGCGCCCGGCGCTCTCGCATTCGGACGCGGACAGCGCGGGCGCGGCTTCCTCGATCTCTCTGCAGCGCTCGAACAGGCGGACGAGGCCGAGCGCGCTTGCCGCACTGCCGAGCTGATGCGCGGATCGCGCAAGTTGCTTGTGATCGCCAATCTCCGCGGCCCTGGCGATGTCGTCGATCAGTCGTTCGCTCGTTTGCGCAAGAAGCTGGTGGAGCTTTGCGATTTGCGTCGCGCCCAACAGCTCTTTCTGGTCGTCGAGGAAATGCAGGTCGATCAAGGCGCCGGCCGCAAGCTGTGCCGTGGGCGTCTTCTGCGCTGGATCGTCCTCGAGCGCCTCGCGCAGCGCATTGATCAGGATCGGCTTGCTGACGATCTTGGCGATGCCGGCGCCGGCGAGCCGCTCGCGGGCGCTGCTGGACACGTCGGCGGTCACGGCGATGATGCGCGGCATGCTGGGCAGTCCGAGCTTGCCGATGCGGGAGGCCGCTTCCACGCCGTCCATGTCGGGCATGTGCAGGTCCATCAGGATGACGTCGAAGGCCTGATCGCGGGCGTGCTTGATGGCTGATGCGCCGTTTCTGGCGATCGTGGCGTGGTGGCCGAGCCTCTTCAGGATCGCTTCGCCGACCTCGCAATTGACGGGGTCGTCGTCGACCAGCAGCACGCGGAGCCGCCGCGATGGCGGCGGAAGCGCACCCTGCGCGACGCCGCTCGCGGCGCGGCCGAGCGGCACTTCGAGCGTGAACGTGCTGCCGGCGTCCGGTGTGCTCTCCACCGTCAGCTCGCCGCGCATCAGGCGCGTGAGGCGCCGCGCGATCGCAAGGCCCAGGCCCGTGCCGCCGAACCGCCGCGCGATGCTGTCATCCGCCTGGACGAAATCCTCAAAAATCCGCTCGTGCATGTCGGGCGCGATGCCGATGCCGGTATCGCGAACCGTGACGCGCAGCAGGACATGAGTGTCGTGCTGCTCCGCGGCTGCACACAAGCTGATCCCGCCGCGCGGCGTGAACTTGATGGCGTTGCCGATCAGATTGAGCAGGATGCGATTGAGCCTGACGGGATCGCCGTGCACGGATGTGCTGACGCTCGCATCGCAGGCGAGGTCGAAGGTCAGGCCCTTGCTGAAGGCCTGCGGACACATCAAATCCGCGGCCGTCTCGATCAGCTGGTCGAGGCGGAAGTCGCGCGTTTCCAGCGTTTCGGTGCTGGCCTCCAGGCGGGCATATTCAAGGATGGCATCGACCAGCGCGATCAGCGTTTCGCCCGATGCCGCCGCGGTCGCGAGATGGCGGCGCTGGGCGTCGCCGAGGCTGCTGTCGTCGAGCAGTTGCAGCACGCCCATGACGCCGTTCAGCGGCGTGCGCAGCTCGTGGCTGACGACGGCGAGGAAGCGCGATTTGGTCTCATTGGCGAGCACGGCGGCCCGGCGCGCGCGCTCGGCTGCGTCGTGCTCGGCCAGGGCGTGGTCGCGGGCCTTCTCGAGCTCGGAGGTGCGCTCGATCACCTTGCGCTCGAGCGTCGCGTAGGATTCGTGCAGGTGAGCGGCCATCCGGTTGAACTGGTCGCCGAGCGCTTCCAGCTCGTCGCCGGTCTTGATCGCGAGCCGCAGGTCGAGATCGCCGCTGCCGATCCGCTTCGCGCCTTGCGTCAGCATCTGGATCGGCACGGTCATGCGCCGGCTGAGGAAGAGGGACACCAGCACCGCAATGGCCAGCAGGATGACCAGGAGAAACGTGGAGCGTCCGATCGATGCATAGATCGGGGCATAGGCCTCGCTGAGCGGAAGCTCGACGAACACCAGCCAGCCGAGCGAGGGGACCGTCGCATAGGTCGAGAGCACGCGCTGGCCGGACAGATCCTCCTTGACGAGGCCGCCCGAGGGCGGCCCCGCGCCATCGAGCGCGGCGCGCACGTCCGCATGCCCGGAGAGATCGCTCCGTTGCAGCGCCGGCCACAGATCGGGATGCGCGATCAGGACTCCCATGCGATCGACCACATAGGCCTTGCCGGTGTTGCCGACCCTGATCCCGGCGACGAGGTCCCAGATGAAGCGCAGATTGACGTCGGCGACGATCACATTGGGTTCGCGGCCCGTCCCGCGTGTGGCGATCGTCATGAATGGCTCGGTGTCGCCGAGGAAATAGACCGGCCCGTAATAGGCCCGGCTCTCATTGGCACCGCGGAAGGCCGGCGAGGCCGACAGATCGGACTTGCTGCCGACCTTGTCCGCGACGCGGCGCGACACGCGCACCTGCTCGCGGCCCTGCGCATCGAGCTCGGCAATTTCCGCGATCGCGGGCGAGAGGCGCAGCAGGCGGATGGCGTTCAGGCGATCGTCTTCGTTGCTCGACAGCTCCGGCGGCAGGCGCGAGAGCCACCTGATCTGGCTTTCGATCTGGCCGATGAACTGGCCGATCTGGATGGCCGCGCTTGCCGCCTGCTCGCGCTGGGTCGCCGCGAGAAGCTGCTTCTGCTCGCGATAGGAGAACCAGACGTCGAAGCCGGTGTTGATGGCGAGCGCGGCAAAGGCGAGGGCGACGATCGAGTAGAGATATTTGCGGAACAACCGGCCCGGAGGCGTCCGCAAATGTCCCTGGTCGATCGTCTCGTTCACTCGCGGATCTCGTCGGCGCGCGCGAGCAGCGTGAATGGAATGGTCAACCCGAGCGAGCGTGCGACCGTGCGGTTGATCAGGAGTTCGTATTTGCGCGGCGATTGCACCGGCAGATCGCCGGCCTTGGTGCCGCGCAGGATGAGATCGATATAGTCGGCCGAGCGCACCTCCAGCGTCGGCCCGTAGCTCATCAGCCCGCCGGCATCCATGAAATAGTGAAACGGATAGATCATGGGGACGCGATGCTTGGCGGCCGCCGTCACGACCGCCTGACGGTGGATCACGAGGAAGCTGTCGACCAGCGCCACCATCGCCGCCCTGGGCGGTTCGGAAAAACGCCTGATGGCTTCGTCAATGTCCGTTGGCGCGTTGACGGGCGCGGGGACCACGGACATTCCGGACGACGCCGCCTCCTGGTCGATCGAATCGAGGAAGAACCGCCCGGCGCGGGGCGTGGTCGCCGGGTTGAACAGGACACCGACGCGCGCGAGATCCGGCACGGCCTCCCGGATCAGCTGAAGCCATTTGCCGCCCATCTCGGCCGAGCTGTTGGTGAAGCCGGTCACGTTGCCGCCGGGATGGGCGAGGCTCGCGACGAAGCCGTTGCCGACGGGGTCGTTGGCGGTCGCGAAAACGATCGGGATGGTCTTGGTGGCGGCAAAGACGGCGGCGGTTTCGATGGTCGAGCCGGTCAGGATCACGTCCGGCTTGAGCTCGAGCAACTCCTGGACCGCGCTCTTGAGCTTGTCCGGTCCACCGAAGGTCGAACGCAGCTCGAAGCGGAAATTGACGCCTTCGACCCAGCCGCGCTGCCTCAAGCCGACGATGAGGCCACCGAGGCGCGAGGTCGGGCTCTCGGTCATGCTCCTTCTGGTCAGCGCGTCGTCGAGCGGCAATCCCGTCAGCGACGCCACGATCCGCATGCGATCCGACGTTGCGCCGAGCGCAAGCCATCCCGCGGCGGTTGTGCCCGCAAGGCGAAGGAGGCCGCGGCGATCGACCGCGAATGCCGAAGGCCGTTCGGTCATGGAATTCTTTGCACGATGGTCCGTCCCAAGCCGGATGCTTAACGCGAAAGGGCGGTGTCCACAATTGATGAAAAAGCGCGCTTATGAACGTTCATTCGCAGCATTCGGCAGTCCGATACCGTATTCCTACCCCCGCCAAAGAGTCGCTGTTTCGAGCTGTGTCTGCTCCGTGACGATCTGTAACGCATTGTGGCGTTGCAACATTTCCGTCCCGGTCGGGGCGACGGTTCGGAGAAGTCGATTTCGCAGCTGCTGATTTTTGAAGCTTGTTTTCTGTTTTGTTTCGAAGGTTTTCGATGCGCAAAATCTACCTCGTGCCGGCCCTCGTCGGTCTCCTCACATCTGTTGCAGCCGGGCCGCTCGCCGCTCAAGGCGCGGTACCGAAGCAGAAGACCGCACCCAGGGCCGCCGCCGCGGGAGCCGCGCCTGCCGCCGCCGCTGGCGCGACGCCGACGGCTGCGGCCGAGACGCCCGCCGTCCCCGGTGAGGAAAAGGCGATCAAGGCGATCGACGGCTTCCGCTCGGCCAAGTTCGGCATGAGCGAGACCGACGTGCGGGCGGCGATCACGAAGGACTTCAGCGCCAAGCCCGACGCCATCAAGATCCAGGACAATGCGTCCGAGCTGACGCGCAGCCTGCTGCTCTCCGCGCCGGAACTGCTGCCGAACGGCGGCACCGCCGAGCTCTCCTATGTATTCGGCTACAAGTCGAAGTCGCTGATCCAGGTCGGCGCGGTCTGGTCGAAGGGGACCGACACGGCGATGACGGCCGAAAAGCTGTTCTCCAACGCCAACATCCTGCGCGCCCATTTCATGGGCGAAGGCTTCAAGCCCGATTCGGTCGCGGTGAACATGCCGGTCGCCGGCGGCATCGTGATGTTCCGCGGCAGCGACGCCAAGGACCGCTCGGTGATCCTGCTGCTCCAGGGCACCTTCGAGAACAAGGAGAACAACCAGCGTGTGCTGACGCCCACCAGCCTGCTGCTGTTCTACGTGGCCGACGCCAAGAGCCCCGACATCTTCAAGCTGCCGCCCGGGCAGTTCTGATGCCGGACGCTTCCAGGATCTCTTTCAAGACATCCTTCAAGACATTCTCCCACCCGGTTGTGGATCGGCGCCTATGCCGATGAAGAGGATCTGAAATGCGCGGACCGTCTGCGACGCGAGGCAATGACGAGCTGACGGCACTGCGGGGGCTCGCGCGCTTCCGTTCGATGTCGCTGCTCTGCGCGATGCAGATGGTCTTTCTGCCGGTGTACAGCGTCCGCGTTCAGGCGCAGACGGCCAACGTCATCGTTCCCGACGGGCGCACCGGAACCAGCCTTCAGACCTCCGGCAGCGTCACCAACGTCACGACGTCGACGGTTTCGGGCAACAACGCCTTCAACTCGTTCTCGCAGTTCAGCGTCGGGCAGGGCAACACCGTCAATCTGCAGCTGCCGACCGGCACGCAAAACCTCGTCAACATCGTTCGCGACGCGCCGGTCTACGTCAACGGCACGCTCAATTCGTACATGAACGGTGCGATCGGCGGTAACGTCTATTTCGCCGATCCCAAGGGCTTCGTGGTCGGCCGTTCCGGCACCGTGAACGTCGGCAGCCTCAACGTCTCGACACCGACGCGCGAATTCACCGACAGCCTGATCGGCGCAGGCGGGCAGATCAACCAGTCCGCGGTCGGCAATCTGATGGCCGGCTCGTTCCCGGTCTCGCCCGACGGCAACATCCGCATCTACGGCCGCGTCAACGCCCAGGACGGCGTGCGCCTGACCGGGCAGAACGTCTATGTCGGCGGCGCCACCCAGCGCGACATCGCCAACCTCGATCACGCCGCGAAGTTCGCAGCCTCGGTCAACTCCAAGGGCCTGCGCAGCGCCAGCTCGATCACCGTGAGCAACGGCTCGATCCACATCGGCGCGGTCAACAACGCCAGGGTCAACGGCCGCCTGACCGCGCAGAGCAAGACCGCGACGCCGAGCAACATCACGGTGCAGGCCGGCAACAACATCGATGTCGGCAAGAGAGCCAATCTCAACATCGCAAGCGCAAACGGCAGCGCCGGTGAGATCCGCCTGAAAGCGGCGCAGAACCTGACGGTCGCGGGCGGGGCCAAGTTCGACGCCAGTGCGAAGACCGGCAATGC includes the following:
- a CDS encoding alpha/beta fold hydrolase — protein: MLFAPAARAEVEQFPSTFKTKTIAANGTQIHVRVGGQGPAVILIHGFGDTGDMWAKLGADLVHDHTVVVPDLRGMGLSAKPDNGYDKWTQAADMRAILQSLGIEKAFVVGHDIGTMVAYAYAARYRDLTEKLVVMDAPVPGVPPWDEVVRSPQLWHFDFGGPDMERLVKGRERIYLDRFWNEFAGTPSKVTEGMRRHYAELYARPGAMHAAFAQFRAIRTDAEDNKKAIATKLSIPVLAVGGEKSFGKMEAVVMRNAATDVTEVVIPDAGHWLMEEQPEATVKAVRAFLDSKK
- a CDS encoding ABC transporter substrate-binding protein codes for the protein MTERPSAFAVDRRGLLRLAGTTAAGWLALGATSDRMRIVASLTGLPLDDALTRRSMTESPTSRLGGLIVGLRQRGWVEGVNFRFELRSTFGGPDKLKSAVQELLELKPDVILTGSTIETAAVFAATKTIPIVFATANDPVGNGFVASLAHPGGNVTGFTNSSAEMGGKWLQLIREAVPDLARVGVLFNPATTPRAGRFFLDSIDQEAASSGMSVVPAPVNAPTDIDEAIRRFSEPPRAAMVALVDSFLVIHRQAVVTAAAKHRVPMIYPFHYFMDAGGLMSYGPTLEVRSADYIDLILRGTKAGDLPVQSPRKYELLINRTVARSLGLTIPFTLLARADEIRE
- a CDS encoding hybrid sensor histidine kinase/response regulator, with amino-acid sequence MNETIDQGHLRTPPGRLFRKYLYSIVALAFAALAINTGFDVWFSYREQKQLLAATQREQAASAAIQIGQFIGQIESQIRWLSRLPPELSSNEDDRLNAIRLLRLSPAIAEIAELDAQGREQVRVSRRVADKVGSKSDLSASPAFRGANESRAYYGPVYFLGDTEPFMTIATRGTGREPNVIVADVNLRFIWDLVAGIRVGNTGKAYVVDRMGVLIAHPDLWPALQRSDLSGHADVRAALDGAGPPSGGLVKEDLSGQRVLSTYATVPSLGWLVFVELPLSEAYAPIYASIGRSTFLLVILLAIAVLVSLFLSRRMTVPIQMLTQGAKRIGSGDLDLRLAIKTGDELEALGDQFNRMAAHLHESYATLERKVIERTSELEKARDHALAEHDAAERARRAAVLANETKSRFLAVVSHELRTPLNGVMGVLQLLDDSSLGDAQRRHLATAAASGETLIALVDAILEYARLEASTETLETRDFRLDQLIETAADLMCPQAFSKGLTFDLACDASVSTSVHGDPVRLNRILLNLIGNAIKFTPRGGISLCAAAEQHDTHVLLRVTVRDTGIGIAPDMHERIFEDFVQADDSIARRFGGTGLGLAIARRLTRLMRGELTVESTPDAGSTFTLEVPLGRAASGVAQGALPPPSRRLRVLLVDDDPVNCEVGEAILKRLGHHATIARNGASAIKHARDQAFDVILMDLHMPDMDGVEAASRIGKLGLPSMPRIIAVTADVSSSARERLAGAGIAKIVSKPILINALREALEDDPAQKTPTAQLAAGALIDLHFLDDQKELLGATQIAKLHQLLAQTSERLIDDIARAAEIGDHKQLARSAHQLGSAASALGLVRLFERCREIEEAAPALSASECESAGRELAALQKASMSALDELLRVEEQRTVIH